The nucleotide sequence CAGGGGAAAACGCCCTTTTTGAACAGGAAACATGGCGGCAAATTGTTCGTTCAGACCTGAGAGCGCTCTGGCTGCAGATAAAATATGTGCAGACAGAGTGCTCATTTTGCCACCACCTTTTTTGAGCATACTTTGCTCGATATCTGCGACAAGATCGACAACCTGGTATTTAGAAAAAGAAAAACCAAAAAAGTTTCCAGCCACGTTTTCCAGATGGTGTGCTTCATCTATAATGAGTGATTGGTAGCGGGGAAGGACCTCGCCAAAGCCATTTTTTCGGACAGCCAGATCGGAAAAGAGCAAATGATGGTTGACAACTAAGAGCTGACAGGAAGCAGCTAATCGACGAAGGCGGTTCAGATAGCAGGCAGTTGCCGAGGGACAGTCTGCGCCAAGGCAAAAGTACGGCAGGCAACAAACCTTCTGCCATAACAAGGAACTCCCTGCGATTCCTGGCAATTCAGCGCGATCAGCAACGACTGTTCTCTGCAACCACTCTTTCAATATGTCGTATAAGACCTTGCCTTCTTTTTTCTTTTCCCCTGTCAGATCCTGGAAAATGTTCTGCTGAGCCTGGCTATCTAACTGGTGCCACCGATAAAGACAGAGGTAATTTTGTCGCCCCTTAACCGTCATTGCGGTCAGGTCAGGCGCAATATGCTGCTGGATAAAGGGAACTTCTCTTTTGAGGATCTGATCTTGCAGATTACGGGTATTGGTGGAGACAACAACCCTTCGGCCGCTGAGAACAGACGGAATAAGATAGGCAAGCGTTTTTCCGAGCCCTGTTCCTGCTTCCACTATCAGGCAGTGTGCCAGGGGGCTGTCCTGATCTGAACGCTCCCCCTTTCCCTCTTGCTCCAAGAGAGCAACAACGGCCTCTGCCATCTCCAGCTGCCCCGGACGTGACTCATAACTCGGAAGGTGCTCGGCAAGGAGACCGGTATCTGCAAAAAAAATTTTCATGTATCCAGTGAACTGATAGTGAGGTCGCCTCTGACAGCGGAAGGTACAGCCAGCCTGTTTCTCCAGCACAATCTTTACCACGTCGAGCCCTGTCGAGCAATCCGAGATTCCCTCTCTGCTCTCGCCCCTGGTTCTTTTTCAGGGCAAAGGAATATAATTTACGGTATAAACAAGAAGAGACTTGCGTTTTCGGACAAGAAGCATATCAACAGTCTTCTTTTGAGAGGTCCTCGAAAGAATGGAGTCACCGTTGCAACCTTGCAACACATCACTATTTTCGACTTCTCGCTATTTCGACAGATAAGACGATACCGTTCCCCGTCCTCTTCCGAAAGATCTTCCGAAAGAAGCGCAGAGGAAAAATTGCTTCTTAACCAAGCTGAACTGTTCTGTCTACAAAACAAACTACTCACGATTGATCATGTCGGATACTGAACTGAGATTACCCCCTGTTTCTCTAGACGATAATGAATTTTTGGAAGGTAATGAGGTCATCCTTGCCGTTGATGATTATCAGGCTGTTGTTGTGCTGCTCCAAAAATTTCTCCAGCAGCGTGGACTGAAGACCTTGACAGCAGCCTCGGCGCAGGAGTTCCGTCAGATACTGAACAAAGTACCCATCGCCCTGATCCTCCTTGACATTAACCTCCCTGACGGTGACGGGACCCAGCTCATCTCCGAGGTAAAGGAGGCCAGCCCCACTACAGCCATCATCATGCTTTCAGCGGCCACAGATCTCCATACCGCCTTAGAGTGTCTTCGCCACGGGGCAGATGATTATCTCACCAAACCGGTCCAGCTCGCCACCTTCTGGGAGACCGTACGTAAGGTCCTTGAGAAAAGAAGATTACAGATTAATAATCGTCGCTATCAGCAGCAACTTGAGCAGGCACATTTTCGCATCCAGCTGCTCCATGAGTTGGCTATGAAGATGAACACCGCCTATCTTGGCATGACGGCGCTGGAGGAAATACTGCAGGCGATCCTGGTCGGTATTACGGCTGAGGAGGGGTTAAAATTCAATCGTGCCTTCCTGGCCCTGTTTAATACAACAGGAACCGTCCTAGAGGGAAGACTGGCTGTCGGGCCAGGGTGCCGCGAAGATGCGGTTCGCATCTGGCAGGAAATGAGCAGCAGGGCCATGTGCTTTCGCGACATTATTGACTCTATTAAGGGACATGATTTCCATGAGGACAGCGAAGTCAACAAGATCGTTCGGGCCTTACGCATTCCCTCAGAAAATAAAGACCATCTCCTGATTCGGGCTGCAATGGAGCGCAAAACCATCCATGTCTCCCACGGTCAGTGCGAATATCCTGTCCCTGTGGACCTCATGGGACTGCTCCAGGAGGATAGCTTTGTGGTGGTTCCCCTTTACTCTTCAAGCCGCTCACTCGGGGTCATTATTGCGGATCATTTTGTCACAGGAAAAGAAATTGACTCTCCATTGATCCATGCCCTGGAAAGCTTTGCCAGTCAGGCAAGCCTCGCCATTGAGCATTGTCGGCTCTACACCGATATGGAGGAGAAAATAAGGGAGCTTGAGCTTGTTACCCATGAGCTTGAAGCCAATAAGGATCTTCTCGTTGAATCAGAGCGCTATTCTGCGCTCGGTCAAGTTGCGGCCCAGCTTGCCCATAATATCCGCAACCCAATCACTTCCATCGGGGGCACAGCGAGACTCCTCAGCCGTAAGACAACAGATCCGCAGCAGTTAAAGTTTTTAGACATGATGGCCATAGAGGTCACACGTATTGAACAGACCCTGGAAGACCTGTTCAACTTTGTCGATACCTCACCGGTGAAAAAAGAACCGACTCTCGTTTATCCGCTCATTATTAAAACGCTGATGCTTTTTTATAACACTATGGAAAAACAGGGTATCAAGTACCAGGCGCTTGTGCCGGAACAACTCACCTGTGCGTTTGATCCCGGTCAGATACGTAAGGTGCTTGTGCATCTTGTCCGTAATGCGGTTGAAGCAATGGAGAATGGGGGGAATTTACAAGTTGAGGTAACGACGGATAAAGAATATATCCACATCGCCGTCCGGGACAGTGGAATGGGGATTGCCGCAGCTGATTTACAAAGGGTTTCAGATCCTTTCTATACAACCAAAGTTGCCGGGACAGGGGTAGGGTTAGCCCTTGTCGAACGCATTGTCAATGACCATCAGGGCATGCTTCATATTCGTTGCCGAGACAGCGGAGGTACAGAGGTCATAGTGACTTTACCACGCTTTTAACAGGCCAGCTGAAACAAAAAAAAACGAGCCCTCAAAAGGACTCGTTTTTGCTCATAGTGCTACTCTAGGAGATCTAGAAGTATATCTCTTAGAAGGCAACATTCATACGCAGAACCTGACCAATGTAGGCATCTTCCAATTCATCAGGGGCACCGTCATTATAGGTCGGCGCCAAGTAACCAAGCTTGTATTCAAAGCTGGTGCTCTCAGAAACTGCATAGTTCAGGACACCGGAGACCTCAATGGCACTATCAAGTTCTCCAGCAGCAACACTGTCATCTTCATAGTCGTAGGAGGCATAGAGCAGGTTGCCCTGGGCGCTGAAACGGTCACTGATGTTGTGCATCAACACCAATGCACCGAACATCAAGTCACCCTTGCTATTGCCTACTTTCTCAACAACAGTGGCGGATGTATTACCACCGACCATGACGAAACCAAAGTTACGGTCAGCCAGGAAGCCATCCTGGGTCATACCGGCAAGAATAACCGGGGTGATGGCAGGGGTTTTGAAGGCCGCCTGGACATAGCCGCCGATGCCATCGTCTTCTGTACCTTGCCAATCAGCAGCCTTGTACGCAACTTCAGCGGTAAGCCCTACATTGCCAACGCTACCGGTCAGGTTTACAGTGCCGTCAAATCCTGAATGATCACCCCTCGGTGTTGCAGGCACAACAACCTCAGCCCCATCAACAATCTCAGTTGTTTCATCTGTAGCCCATTCTCTCGCATCGTCATTATAACGGAGGAAGGCCTTCACGGTCCAGGCATCGTTGATCTTCAGAACTGGCACGAGACCGTACTGCATATAATCATTATCATCCCAGTTATCAATACTTGTGCTATCTTCATCCACGACACCAACAAAGGGTACCAGCTTCAGATTGCCAGCTTTATAGATAAGCTGAACACGTGTAGGACGAATATCCCAAGAATAGAACGTTGTAAAGTTCAAGGGAATCCGACCAGCTCTCAGAGTCATCGTATCGGACAGGGGCACCTTGAAATAGGCATAATCTGTAGACACGCCCCATTGAGCATCACCACTTCCGTCCCAAATCACATCATCATTATATCCTGCATCATCGAAATAGAGACGGGCATGCACAGAGGCACCGCCCTTGGCTACGGCGTCAAAATTCAGGCCGACACGGGATTCGAAATAATCACTGTAGCCGTCTGCCCCCCCGTCATCAGGATAAACACGATAGTAATCGTTCCATCCAACATAAGTAACGCGAGCATCTCCGCTGATGCTAACACCTGTGGTCTCTTCAGGAGCCTCTCCCGCGTTTCCAGCAGATGCTGCTGAAACCATTGAGCCAGCTAACATCAACGCTGCACCGGCAACAAGTACTTTTTTCATATCCATCTCCTTTGACTTTTTGTAATAGGGTCTTGATTTCGTTGCCATGCAACGTATTCACTAATTTTTTTATTTACAGCAACATCTCTACTGTAGATTCAAAATATGATACTTTAAAAAAACAGTCAAGAATATTTTATAGCTGTACAATTTTTTTCACGTCCCTTTATTTTCTCCACAGGACCAACCAAGCCAGCAGCCATACCAATTAACATTTTAATATAAATAAACAAACAGATTCCAAATATTCACACACCACCAACTCCTGCAAAAAAAAGTCCGCGCAAAGGATCACAAAAAAATTCCTCTTCTGCTCCTACCAACAGCGGGTTACCAAGCTCAGCAGCCCGCGCCCCCAAAAAAGAGGGGTAAAGATCACGTGTATTCTTATTATGCAATAAAGTTGCTATCCCAACACCTGCTGAAGGGCTTCCTGCTCCATCGGGGCGTCAAAAACAAAATGGAGTTTGTACTCGTTTCCATCCTCTTCGATCGGATTAATGGACAAAACAACCCCATAGACATTCAATTCAGGAGGCTTGCCGGCAACAGGAATGGAAATATGCAGTTTGCGCCCAAAGAGGACCCGAATATGTTTCTTCTGGGAGAGGTGGAACTTCATGGCAAGCCC is from Candidatus Electrothrix sp. GW3-4 and encodes:
- a CDS encoding response regulator, translating into MSDTELRLPPVSLDDNEFLEGNEVILAVDDYQAVVVLLQKFLQQRGLKTLTAASAQEFRQILNKVPIALILLDINLPDGDGTQLISEVKEASPTTAIIMLSAATDLHTALECLRHGADDYLTKPVQLATFWETVRKVLEKRRLQINNRRYQQQLEQAHFRIQLLHELAMKMNTAYLGMTALEEILQAILVGITAEEGLKFNRAFLALFNTTGTVLEGRLAVGPGCREDAVRIWQEMSSRAMCFRDIIDSIKGHDFHEDSEVNKIVRALRIPSENKDHLLIRAAMERKTIHVSHGQCEYPVPVDLMGLLQEDSFVVVPLYSSSRSLGVIIADHFVTGKEIDSPLIHALESFASQASLAIEHCRLYTDMEEKIRELELVTHELEANKDLLVESERYSALGQVAAQLAHNIRNPITSIGGTARLLSRKTTDPQQLKFLDMMAIEVTRIEQTLEDLFNFVDTSPVKKEPTLVYPLIIKTLMLFYNTMEKQGIKYQALVPEQLTCAFDPGQIRKVLVHLVRNAVEAMENGGNLQVEVTTDKEYIHIAVRDSGMGIAAADLQRVSDPFYTTKVAGTGVGLALVERIVNDHQGMLHIRCRDSGGTEVIVTLPRF